The following are from one region of the Phormidium sp. PBR-2020 genome:
- a CDS encoding DUF3252 domain-containing protein — translation MILPGSAVEVINPEDTYYRFTGSVQRVSDGKAAVLFEGGNWDHSVTFLLSELELVDAKAGRKK, via the coding sequence ATGATTCTGCCTGGCTCGGCTGTAGAAGTGATTAACCCCGAAGATACCTATTACCGCTTTACAGGCTCGGTGCAACGGGTCAGTGATGGGAAAGCGGCAGTCTTGTTTGAGGGGGGCAATTGGGATCACTCGGTGACCTTTTTACTCTCGGAGTTGGAGTTAGTGGATGCCAAGGCCGGACGCAAAAAGTAG
- the rodA gene encoding rod shape-determining protein RodA produces MLNRNWLQAWQSIDWTLLILSIGLTIYAGFVIRSSQLHLEYTDWWQHWVTGAIGLVMALTIARWRYENLIQWTWIIYIVTNLSLIAVIFLGTTALGAQRWITIGGFNIQPSEFAKLGLIITLATMLEGRTAANFPTVLKSLAVTTIPWALVFLQPDLGTSLVFGAVTLGMLYWANANPGWLLLLVSPIISAILFSLLLPVWFIWVTGMGVLAWLTIPGRWFGAIAALTVNLVSGRLGEVLWNLLKPYQKDRIVLFLDPSRDPLGGGYHLIQSRIAIGSGELWGRGLGQGTQTQGGFIPEQHTDFIFAAVGEEWGFVGAIAVLLVFWLICLRLIIIAQTAKDNFGSLLAVGVLSMVVFQVIINVSMTIGLAPVTGIPLPWLSYGRSALLTNFLAVGLVESVNNHRQRLKF; encoded by the coding sequence ATGCTGAACCGCAATTGGCTACAAGCTTGGCAGTCCATTGATTGGACATTACTAATTTTAAGTATTGGTTTAACCATTTACGCCGGCTTTGTGATTCGCAGTAGCCAGCTTCATTTGGAGTACACCGATTGGTGGCAACATTGGGTGACGGGGGCCATTGGCTTAGTCATGGCCTTAACCATCGCCCGCTGGCGTTATGAAAACTTGATCCAATGGACGTGGATTATTTATATCGTCACTAACTTGTCGTTGATTGCGGTGATTTTCCTGGGAACTACCGCTTTGGGGGCCCAACGCTGGATTACGATTGGTGGCTTTAATATTCAGCCGTCGGAATTTGCCAAGTTAGGGCTAATTATTACCCTGGCCACCATGTTGGAAGGACGAACAGCGGCGAACTTCCCCACGGTACTCAAAAGTTTGGCGGTGACGACGATTCCTTGGGCCTTGGTGTTTTTGCAGCCGGATTTGGGAACGTCGTTAGTGTTTGGTGCGGTTACCCTAGGGATGCTCTATTGGGCGAATGCGAATCCCGGCTGGTTGCTGCTGTTGGTGTCACCGATCATTTCGGCGATTCTGTTTAGTTTGCTGCTGCCGGTGTGGTTTATTTGGGTGACTGGCATGGGGGTATTGGCTTGGCTGACAATTCCCGGACGCTGGTTTGGGGCGATCGCCGCGTTGACGGTGAATCTGGTGTCAGGCCGCTTGGGGGAGGTGCTATGGAACCTGCTCAAACCCTATCAGAAAGACCGGATTGTGCTATTTCTCGATCCCAGTCGCGACCCCCTTGGAGGTGGCTATCACTTGATTCAATCTCGTATTGCTATTGGTTCGGGGGAACTTTGGGGACGTGGTCTTGGCCAGGGAACTCAAACCCAGGGGGGGTTTATTCCTGAACAGCATACTGACTTTATTTTTGCAGCAGTTGGGGAGGAATGGGGCTTTGTGGGGGCGATCGCCGTCTTGTTAGTCTTTTGGCTGATTTGTTTGCGCCTGATTATTATTGCCCAAACGGCCAAGGATAATTTTGGCTCGTTATTAGCGGTGGGGGTGTTGTCGATGGTGGTGTTCCAGGTCATCATCAATGTCAGCATGACCATTGGCTTGGCCCCAGTGACGGGGATTCCACTCCCCTGGCTTAGTTATGGGCGATCGGCCCTGCTAACGAATTTTCTGGCGGTGGGGTTAGTCGAATCGGTCAATAATCACCGCCAGCGGTTGAAGTTTTAG
- a CDS encoding DUF1156 domain-containing protein codes for MRPKLFIEKIFPVKLLNQQVNYEHGGNPFKGLHRWYSRKPLSFSRASILASLLPESVTLEEFEWLLGLDWRQFRGQRDAVRLYKTPPTADRIEKVHDYCEETWGHRQASLMDAFAGGGSIPFEGVRYGLEVFASDLNPVAVVTMKAAMEFPLKFGPELQEEIDTWVQWVGDEAQRRLAEFFPSPPGETVQNYLWAHTVVCPSCGSTVPLSPNWWLYKRPEKRNLHKWCAVKPIPNPQEKRVDFELIRGKKGKGSTIQTPEGDFDPNDFATISRGTGKCPNCDSVIDDEIIKSQAQSKGLGHQLYAIAYKKGKGSLQFRIPNSVDFNRCLVSDAELEQNRSHLFPNEQVLVGAKTDELLRYGINLWSDLFNPRQLLTLVAYVEIINEAKLKIQEEYGFDKAEAIITYLTMVLDRCADSSCRLAHWDSSRASSKAASAQHSLNLMWNYPATSGAGELWFGCARAITSDYLRLCNLIAVTLKVWEDDRQESRKTDITSDSADNLFHIPDNSLDAIVTDPPYYSTIQYAELSDFFYVWQKRILGDIFPDLYLSELTDKDREAVANPSRFRNMGGRPEDLAAQDYEAKMSMAFSEHYRVLRDDGVMTVQFNHKDSGAWDVLTASLIDAGFEITASWAVSTENPQNLHQAKKNSVSSTVLLVCRKRDPNAPQGWWDDLRLEVQQTLTAKTLRRGEGDSPESGIPATEDQVVKAEERLSRLEWLEEYGITGIDLYLSAFGPALNVFSRYYPILDSAGERVRPELAFEEARRAVADYRLEKLLHGKDTSGIDALTQWYLLAWDAFAAREFPFDEARQLALAIGGFNVTDLAKKYKLLNSASGSCKFLEPRQRLKKGAFSPNPEELNQSQMVDGLHGAIALYDEENRLGPVRNFLQNTNLITNPQFLKTWEIAMQVLPDKTPEFQTLQTLWLSMEEIKEKVVYEQLELGNPNSDEDSGSEQLRLDLPD; via the coding sequence ATGCGTCCCAAACTCTTCATCGAAAAGATTTTCCCCGTTAAGTTGCTCAACCAGCAGGTGAACTACGAGCATGGGGGGAATCCTTTTAAGGGGTTGCATCGTTGGTATTCTCGGAAACCGCTGTCGTTCTCGCGAGCGAGTATCTTGGCCTCTCTGTTGCCCGAGTCGGTGACGTTGGAGGAGTTTGAATGGTTGCTGGGGTTGGATTGGCGGCAGTTTCGCGGCCAACGGGATGCGGTGCGACTCTATAAAACACCGCCGACGGCTGACCGGATTGAGAAGGTTCATGATTATTGTGAGGAGACTTGGGGACATCGCCAAGCGTCGCTGATGGATGCGTTTGCCGGTGGGGGGTCGATTCCCTTTGAGGGGGTTCGCTATGGTTTGGAGGTGTTTGCATCAGACTTGAACCCGGTGGCGGTGGTGACAATGAAGGCAGCCATGGAGTTTCCGCTGAAGTTTGGCCCGGAACTTCAGGAGGAGATTGATACCTGGGTGCAGTGGGTGGGGGATGAGGCCCAACGGCGGTTGGCTGAGTTTTTTCCTTCGCCTCCTGGGGAGACGGTGCAGAATTATCTCTGGGCGCATACGGTGGTTTGTCCGTCTTGTGGTTCGACGGTTCCGTTGAGTCCAAATTGGTGGTTATATAAACGCCCGGAAAAGCGGAATCTACATAAGTGGTGTGCGGTGAAACCCATTCCCAATCCCCAGGAGAAGCGGGTAGATTTTGAGTTGATTCGCGGCAAGAAGGGCAAGGGTTCGACGATTCAAACTCCCGAGGGTGATTTTGACCCAAATGATTTTGCAACTATTAGCCGTGGGACTGGCAAATGTCCCAATTGTGACAGTGTGATTGATGACGAAATCATTAAGTCACAAGCTCAGTCTAAAGGATTAGGACATCAGCTTTATGCGATTGCTTATAAGAAAGGAAAGGGCAGTTTACAATTTCGCATACCCAACAGTGTTGATTTTAACAGATGTCTGGTATCTGATGCTGAATTGGAGCAAAATAGAAGCCATTTATTTCCTAACGAACAAGTTTTGGTTGGTGCAAAAACAGATGAACTTTTGAGGTACGGAATTAACCTATGGTCGGATTTATTCAATCCACGTCAGCTTTTGACCTTGGTGGCGTATGTGGAGATTATCAACGAGGCGAAGTTAAAGATTCAAGAGGAGTATGGATTTGATAAAGCTGAAGCGATAATAACTTATTTAACAATGGTACTTGATAGATGTGCTGATTCCAGTTGTCGCTTGGCGCATTGGGATTCATCTAGGGCAAGTTCTAAAGCCGCTTCTGCCCAACATTCATTGAACCTAATGTGGAATTATCCAGCAACCAGTGGTGCAGGCGAACTTTGGTTTGGTTGTGCTAGAGCGATTACTTCAGACTATTTAAGGTTATGCAATTTAATCGCGGTCACTCTAAAGGTATGGGAAGATGATAGACAAGAATCTAGAAAGACCGACATCACATCAGATTCAGCCGATAACCTCTTCCATATCCCCGACAACTCCCTCGATGCCATTGTCACCGACCCTCCCTATTACTCCACCATCCAATATGCCGAACTCTCCGACTTCTTCTATGTTTGGCAAAAACGCATCCTCGGCGACATTTTTCCCGACCTCTACCTCTCAGAACTAACCGACAAAGACCGAGAAGCCGTCGCCAACCCCTCCCGCTTCCGCAACATGGGAGGTCGCCCCGAAGACCTCGCCGCCCAAGACTACGAAGCCAAAATGTCCATGGCCTTCAGCGAACATTACCGAGTCTTGCGGGATGACGGGGTGATGACAGTGCAGTTCAACCATAAAGACTCCGGGGCTTGGGATGTGCTGACCGCATCCCTGATTGATGCCGGTTTCGAGATTACCGCAAGTTGGGCCGTCAGTACCGAGAACCCGCAAAACCTGCACCAAGCCAAGAAAAACAGCGTCTCCAGTACGGTTCTCCTCGTCTGTCGCAAACGAGATCCCAACGCCCCCCAAGGCTGGTGGGATGACTTGCGGTTGGAGGTTCAACAGACGCTGACGGCGAAAACCTTACGACGGGGAGAGGGAGACAGCCCCGAAAGTGGGATTCCCGCCACGGAGGACCAAGTCGTCAAGGCCGAAGAACGGCTATCGCGGCTGGAGTGGTTAGAGGAATATGGAATTACGGGGATTGACCTCTATCTAAGTGCGTTTGGGCCGGCCCTCAATGTCTTCTCCCGGTACTATCCCATCCTAGACAGTGCAGGGGAGAGGGTACGCCCGGAACTGGCCTTTGAGGAGGCCCGCCGGGCTGTGGCCGACTACCGGCTGGAGAAATTGCTACATGGCAAGGATACCAGTGGCATCGATGCCCTAACCCAATGGTATTTACTGGCCTGGGATGCCTTCGCGGCCCGAGAGTTCCCCTTTGATGAGGCGCGACAGTTGGCCTTGGCGATTGGGGGCTTTAATGTGACGGATTTGGCCAAGAAATACAAGCTTCTCAATAGTGCCAGTGGCAGTTGTAAGTTTTTGGAACCTCGGCAGCGGCTGAAGAAGGGGGCGTTTTCCCCCAATCCTGAGGAGTTGAATCAAAGTCAGATGGTGGATGGTCTACATGGGGCGATCGCCCTCTATGATGAAGAGAATCGTTTGGGGCCGGTTCGCAATTTCTTGCAAAACACGAATCTGATTACCAATCCCCAGTTTCTCAAGACTTGGGAGATTGCCATGCAAGTCCTGCCCGATAAGACTCCTGAGTTCCAAACTCTACAAACCCTCTGGCTATCTATGGAGGAGATTAAGGAAAAGGTCGTTTATGAACAATTAGAACTGGGAAACCCGAACTCAGATGAGGATTCGGGGAGTGAGCAGTTAAGGTTAGATTTGCCCGATTAA
- a CDS encoding DEAD/DEAH box helicase family protein: protein MFCDRPWKLQYSTDQDNPLLDFYIPALTDAQKYDRKSGFFNSRILSQVARGLGAILDQNGQIRLLLGCQFNDVDIRAIEEGYELRERMLGCLSQQLTPPKTLSQLKHFEILSWLIQIGCLDIKIAIPLLSGNLPDPRSPQLDKRHIFHEKVGIFTDIAGNQLVFSGSNNESLSGWDGNTESFHVFGSWLGDRDQERIAEEAYRFEELWNNLAQNVRSFPLPDAIRQQLLRYAPTTQPQWSLEDEGDRREIPISPPPPPDSRELDDPKSASPTKTTNPEETSSSPVSPDIANLDPPVAPDLIGQQLQNLPQSDTCLDFCLNSIPITPWPHQLKILRHVEQHFPCRLLIADEVGLGKTIEAGLILRYLLISQKARRILILAPASVQPQWHSELREKFNLHFWSYSQNQFSYSSPDLAPWVSPHPEENPWNQHDLILASSHLVRRQERRRELLAAQTWDLVILDEAHHARRQTPQSRKDTPNSLLTLMRELAGNSQSLILLSATPMQIDPIEVFDLLNLLGLPGLWEYGDLFCEYFASLADLDPEEGTTARQLELWQQLSRDYFQRGGSPCPRLSQILRQGDRLLYYKLEDIWQKGKPLTQGKKLAQDTAFLKASRQYLTTHTPLKDLMFRHTRDTLRQYHRLGVLKQDVPTRIVCDNAIALEPQREIPLYSAVSQYVRDFYRLAQKENRKALGFLMTLYRKRLTSSFYAIQQSLKRRLEGISFTDDDLLDIDDASEPILAGLEPYMEPVAPQEIEYLEELLKQFEQTGEDSKLRHCLTTLRKELNQRDSAIIFTQYTDTMDYLRGELKALYGGKVACYSGRGGELWSQIEQLWYKVPKEQIKQQFRDGEILILLCTESASEGLNLQTCGVLFNYDMPWNPMRVEQRIGRIDRIGQRYPDVRIHNFYYDGTVEAKVYRRLRDRIDLFSNVVGNLQPILAQVPTFLERVTMSADPQEEDVLMSEFEDSFKSEKLVTSIDDLAQEDVQADLELINKAFAKTSLNWQVLEGWMTQLNSEEIGFQDCGGSVWLLRFHDKHYRVTFNPQTYDECPSLQLLSIGNPLFEQLCLAKKRGIDQV from the coding sequence ATGTTTTGCGATCGCCCCTGGAAGTTACAGTATTCTACAGATCAGGATAATCCCCTCTTAGATTTCTACATCCCAGCCTTGACTGATGCGCAAAAGTATGATAGAAAGTCGGGGTTCTTTAACAGTCGTATTCTCAGCCAAGTGGCCCGTGGCTTGGGGGCAATTCTGGACCAGAACGGTCAAATTCGTCTGTTGTTGGGCTGTCAATTTAATGACGTGGATATTCGGGCCATTGAAGAGGGCTATGAGTTACGGGAACGAATGCTCGGTTGTCTGTCACAGCAGTTAACACCCCCCAAAACCCTCAGCCAACTCAAGCATTTTGAAATTCTGAGTTGGTTAATTCAAATTGGCTGTCTGGATATTAAAATCGCCATTCCGCTCCTATCAGGAAATTTACCTGACCCGCGATCGCCTCAATTGGATAAACGGCATATTTTTCATGAAAAAGTCGGTATTTTTACAGACATTGCCGGCAATCAACTGGTATTTAGTGGCTCAAACAATGAATCTCTCAGTGGTTGGGATGGAAATACGGAGTCATTTCATGTGTTTGGTTCTTGGCTGGGCGATCGCGATCAAGAACGAATTGCTGAAGAAGCCTACCGTTTTGAGGAACTCTGGAACAACTTAGCCCAAAATGTCCGATCGTTTCCCCTCCCCGACGCAATCCGCCAGCAGCTATTACGGTACGCCCCAACAACCCAACCTCAATGGTCCCTAGAGGATGAGGGAGATCGGCGAGAGATTCCCATTTCGCCACCGCCTCCACCCGACTCTCGGGAACTCGACGATCCCAAGTCAGCCTCTCCTACTAAAACCACCAACCCAGAGGAGACATCATCTTCCCCAGTCTCCCCAGATATCGCCAATTTGGACCCTCCCGTCGCCCCTGATCTGATTGGGCAACAGCTTCAAAACCTGCCCCAGAGTGATACCTGTCTGGATTTTTGCCTCAACTCCATCCCCATCACCCCCTGGCCCCATCAACTCAAAATCCTGCGTCATGTCGAACAGCACTTCCCCTGTCGTCTCCTCATCGCTGACGAAGTAGGATTAGGAAAAACCATCGAGGCGGGCCTGATTCTGCGCTATCTCCTCATTAGCCAGAAAGCCCGCCGCATCTTGATTCTGGCCCCCGCCAGTGTTCAACCACAATGGCACAGTGAATTACGGGAAAAGTTTAATCTGCATTTTTGGAGTTATAGCCAAAACCAGTTCAGCTACAGTTCCCCGGACTTAGCCCCCTGGGTTTCCCCCCATCCCGAGGAGAATCCCTGGAATCAACATGACCTGATTTTGGCCTCTAGCCATCTCGTTCGCCGCCAAGAACGCCGCCGGGAACTCCTAGCGGCCCAAACTTGGGATTTAGTCATTCTCGACGAGGCCCATCACGCTCGCCGCCAAACGCCCCAATCCCGCAAAGATACCCCCAACTCCCTGTTAACCCTCATGCGGGAGTTAGCCGGAAACAGTCAATCGCTGATTTTGCTCTCGGCGACTCCCATGCAAATCGATCCCATTGAAGTCTTTGACCTGCTCAATTTACTGGGATTACCGGGGTTATGGGAGTATGGGGACTTATTTTGTGAGTATTTTGCCAGTTTAGCCGATTTAGACCCGGAGGAGGGGACAACGGCGCGACAGCTTGAACTCTGGCAACAATTATCCCGAGATTACTTTCAACGGGGGGGATCTCCTTGTCCGCGATTGAGCCAAATACTGCGGCAGGGCGATCGCCTCTTGTACTATAAGCTCGAAGATATCTGGCAAAAAGGCAAACCGTTGACACAAGGGAAAAAACTGGCCCAAGATACGGCATTTCTCAAGGCATCTCGGCAGTATCTCACCACTCATACGCCATTGAAAGACCTCATGTTCCGACATACTCGGGACACGTTACGGCAATATCATCGTTTGGGGGTGTTAAAGCAAGATGTACCAACTCGCATTGTCTGTGATAATGCGATCGCCCTCGAACCCCAACGAGAAATTCCTCTGTACAGTGCCGTCAGTCAATATGTGCGAGATTTCTACCGCTTAGCCCAAAAGGAAAATCGCAAGGCCCTCGGCTTTTTGATGACCTTATATCGCAAACGACTCACCAGTTCCTTTTATGCGATTCAACAGTCCCTAAAACGGCGTTTAGAGGGAATTAGTTTCACAGACGATGATTTACTAGATATCGATGATGCCAGTGAGCCGATTTTAGCTGGGTTAGAACCCTATATGGAACCCGTAGCTCCCCAAGAAATCGAGTATTTAGAAGAGTTGTTAAAACAGTTTGAGCAAACAGGAGAAGATAGCAAATTACGTCATTGCTTAACGACCTTACGGAAAGAATTAAATCAACGGGATAGTGCGATTATTTTCACGCAATACACCGACACAATGGACTACTTGCGGGGGGAATTAAAGGCTCTCTATGGGGGCAAAGTTGCCTGTTATTCGGGACGTGGCGGTGAGTTATGGTCTCAAATTGAACAACTCTGGTATAAAGTCCCCAAGGAACAGATTAAACAGCAGTTTCGTGATGGGGAAATCCTGATTTTACTCTGTACGGAATCCGCCAGTGAGGGATTAAATCTACAAACCTGTGGTGTTTTATTTAACTACGATATGCCCTGGAATCCCATGCGAGTGGAACAGCGAATTGGACGAATTGATCGCATTGGACAACGCTATCCGGATGTCCGTATTCACAACTTTTATTATGATGGAACAGTCGAGGCAAAGGTGTATCGTCGTTTACGCGATCGCATTGATTTATTTTCCAATGTTGTCGGTAATTTGCAACCCATTTTAGCCCAAGTTCCCACCTTTTTAGAACGGGTAACAATGAGTGCCGATCCTCAAGAGGAGGATGTATTAATGTCTGAGTTTGAGGACAGTTTTAAATCTGAAAAATTAGTAACTTCAATTGATGACTTAGCTCAAGAAGATGTCCAAGCAGATTTAGAACTCATCAATAAAGCTTTTGCTAAAACGTCTTTGAACTGGCAAGTGTTAGAGGGATGGATGACTCAGTTAAACTCAGAGGAGATTGGGTTTCAGGATTGTGGGGGGTCGGTTTGGCTGTTACGATTTCATGATAAACACTATCGTGTCACCTTTAATCCTCAGACTTACGATGAGTGTCCCTCACTTCAGTTGCTCTCAATCGGCAATCCCTTGTTTGAGCAGTTATGTCTGGCCAAGAAACGAGGAATTGACCAAGTTTGA
- a CDS encoding P-loop NTPase: MTPEAVLKVLQPVQDPELNKSLVDLNMIRHVEIDGGRVSFTLVLTTPACPLREFIVEDCEKAVRTLPGVEEVKVEVTAETPKQPSLPDRQGIDGVKNIIAVSSGKGGVGKTTVAVNMAVALAQTGAKVGLLDADIYGPNGPNMLGLGDAKVMVREGADGKEVLEPAFNHGVKLVSMAFLIDKDQPVIWRGPMLNGVIRQFLYQVQWGELDYLIVDMPPGTGDAQLTLAQAVPMAGAVIVTTPQTVALLDSRKGLKMFEQLGVPVLGIIENMSYFIPPDLPDRQYDIFGSGGGEKTANELNVPLLGRIPLEIPLREGGDEGIPIVVSQPESASAQELVKAAKQLAAKVSVAAFANR; encoded by the coding sequence CTGACCCCAGAAGCCGTTTTAAAGGTACTACAGCCGGTTCAAGATCCCGAACTCAATAAAAGCCTGGTGGACTTGAACATGATCCGTCACGTGGAAATTGACGGTGGACGGGTTAGTTTTACCCTTGTCCTAACAACCCCCGCCTGTCCCCTGCGGGAGTTTATTGTCGAAGATTGTGAGAAAGCCGTGCGGACTCTTCCCGGCGTGGAGGAGGTGAAGGTGGAGGTGACGGCCGAAACCCCCAAACAACCCTCGCTCCCCGATCGCCAAGGGATTGATGGCGTTAAAAACATTATCGCCGTCTCCAGTGGTAAAGGAGGGGTTGGTAAGACCACTGTCGCTGTCAATATGGCCGTGGCCTTAGCTCAAACCGGCGCGAAAGTGGGACTTCTCGACGCTGATATCTATGGCCCCAATGGTCCCAATATGCTGGGACTCGGAGATGCCAAAGTCATGGTACGAGAAGGGGCCGACGGCAAAGAAGTGTTAGAACCCGCCTTCAACCACGGGGTAAAACTGGTCTCGATGGCCTTCTTGATTGACAAGGATCAGCCAGTGATTTGGCGCGGGCCCATGCTCAATGGGGTGATTCGTCAATTTCTCTATCAGGTGCAATGGGGAGAATTAGACTATCTGATTGTGGATATGCCCCCAGGGACTGGGGATGCCCAGCTAACCCTCGCCCAAGCGGTTCCCATGGCGGGAGCGGTGATTGTCACGACCCCACAAACGGTAGCCCTGCTGGACTCTCGTAAAGGACTAAAAATGTTTGAACAGCTTGGGGTTCCCGTCTTGGGCATCATCGAGAATATGAGCTATTTTATCCCCCCCGACCTCCCCGATCGCCAGTATGACATTTTTGGGTCTGGAGGCGGCGAGAAAACCGCCAACGAGTTGAATGTGCCATTATTAGGGCGGATTCCCCTAGAAATTCCCCTACGGGAAGGAGGAGACGAGGGGATTCCCATTGTCGTCTCTCAGCCTGAGTCCGCCTCAGCTCAGGAACTCGTTAAGGCGGCCAAACAGTTAGCAGCCAAGGTGTCTGTGGCTGCCTTCGCGAACCGATAA